Part of the Halopenitus persicus genome is shown below.
AACGCCGCTCAAAGCGTCGACGGGAAGCTCGCGACGCGCCGGCGTGAACAGCTCCGGATCTCCGGCCCCGAGGATTTCGACCGCGTCGACCGGATCCGTGCCGCGGCCGACGCCGTCCTCGTGGGCGTCGGCACCGTGCTGGCCGACGACCCGCACCTCACGCTCACCGAGGAGGACCGCCGCGTCGGCCGGCTGCGAAACGGCCGTCCCGGGAACCCCGCCCGGATCGTCGTCGACTCGCGCGGTCGAACCCCGACCGACGCACGGATCCTCGACGACGCGGCGACGACGTACCTGCTCGTCGGCGCTGACGTTCCCGACGACCGACGCGCCACGCTCGAGGCCGCCGGCGCGACGGTGATCGCCGTGGAGGGGAGTGATGCCGCTACGGACGACGACAGGTCCCCGGATGGCCGCGTCGACCTCACGGCGGCCCTCGACGCGCTCGCGGAGCGGGGACTCGACCGGATCCTCGTCGAGGGGGGCGGCGAGGTGATCTTCTCGCTGTTCGCGGCCGGACTGGTCGACGAGCTGTCGGTCTACGTCGGTTCGATGGTGATCGGCGGCCGGGACGCGCCGACCCTGGCCGACGGCGACGGCTTCACCGGCTCGTTCCCGTCGCTGACGCTCACGGGGACCGAGCGGCTCGACGACGGGATCGTGCTCTCCTACGACGTCGACTAACCGATCGTCCGACCCCGTCACCGTCTACTCGGCGTGATCGAACCGGTCCAACGCGACATCGAGCATGTCCGGACTGACCGGCTGGAACTCCTCGCGTTCGTGCTCGGGGAGGTACTCGCGGACGCCGTTCCAGGAGTCGCGGGCGTAGCGGGCATCGAGGAGCACGCGAACGCCCCGCTCGTCGGCGCCGCGGATCACGCGACCGATGGCCTGTCTGGCCTTTCGAACCGCCGGAACCGTCAGGGCCGTCTCGAAGCCGTCGCCGAAGCGCTCGTCGTAGGCGGCGACGACCGCCCTGGTTCGCGGGCGAGCGGTATTGATGATCGGCACCCCGCAGACGACCGCCGCGCGGAGCCGGTCACCGCGGTAGTCGACGCCCTCGGTGAGCGTGCCGCGGAGGCTCGTCACGAGCACCTTTCCGCCGCCGGCGAAGAAGTCGTCCTTGAGCGACTCGGTCACGTGGTCGCCGGAGGACTCGTCGATCAGGACGGGCTTCTCGAGACGGTCCTCGAGCTCGCCGGCCATCCACTCGGCCTCGGCGTAGTTCGGCATCCCGACGAGCACGTTCCCCGGCCGGCGGGCGACCTCGAGGGTTGCATCCAGGTGTGCGAGGCGGGTCTCGGTTTCCTCGCCCGGCGCGCCGCGGTTGTCGTGGGTGTACTTCGGCACGTCGACGGCGAGGCTCTCGCGGTTCTCGGGCGGGAACGTGAGCCCGTGGGTGCGCTCGAGGACCGGCCGGCCCGACTCGGCAAGGTGGTCGAGGCCGGTCACCTCCCGAAAGACGTCCATCGGCTCGAGCGTCGCGCTCATCAGGACGCCGCCGCCGAACTCGGCGAGCCGATCGCCGATGGCGCGACTCGGCAGGCAGTTGAACAGGGCGAACCGCGCGTTGTAGACGCGCCGCCAGTCGTCGGGCGGCTCGGTCTCATCCCAGGTGCGCTCGAGGCCGATCGCTCGAAAGAACGTCTCGTGGTCCTCCCGATACCACGCGTTCAGCGTCCGTCCGACCCCCGGCGCAGCGCGCTGGGCGTCCTCGCCCTCGAGCTCCCGGAGGATCCGCTCGACGACCGCGCCGACCGCCGGTGCAAGCGCCCACACGCGGTCCCCGTAGCCGTTCGCGTCCGCCCACTCCGAGATCGCGTCGATGCCGGGCGAGTCGGGATCCCGAAGCGGGAGCTCCGCGTCCTCGAGACGATCGGGATCCGCACGCCAGTCGGGCAGCTCACGGTCGAGATGCTCGGTGATGCGCCGGTCGAGTTCCCCCCGCAGCGCCTC
Proteins encoded:
- a CDS encoding ATP-dependent DNA helicase; the protein is MSSQPPWSDVFGHPEPYPEQAEGIDAAIEAADEGGFLALEGACGTGKTMLALTAGIDRVRDPDSPFERVFVLTSVKQQLRQFEEDLQTINENLPEDHRRVSGITLVGKADVCPYARENRGGIDVENVYERCEGLRDRTRSLVGDGGSTTAESLAASARSQQVGLADSGGSTGTGGTSGADFLSVDGEPTPYRPDTEEHEGVEYCPFYAGFLADLPEDGEPAEAVPFDATDRGHVDAAELVRLAAGAGSCPHSVMGALVPELEVVIGNYYHAFDPTTTGSFTGALLDESTFVVCDEAHMLEPRVRDLVSDGVADRSLRDAVAELTRVVQPVRFDDEGQYTDDADVVRGELADSDVSIEDVERVREFYEALRGELDRRITEHLDRELPDWRADPDRLEDAELPLRDPDSPGIDAISEWADANGYGDRVWALAPAVGAVVERILRELEGEDAQRAAPGVGRTLNAWYREDHETFFRAIGLERTWDETEPPDDWRRVYNARFALFNCLPSRAIGDRLAEFGGGVLMSATLEPMDVFREVTGLDHLAESGRPVLERTHGLTFPPENRESLAVDVPKYTHDNRGAPGEETETRLAHLDATLEVARRPGNVLVGMPNYAEAEWMAGELEDRLEKPVLIDESSGDHVTESLKDDFFAGGGKVLVTSLRGTLTEGVDYRGDRLRAAVVCGVPIINTARPRTRAVVAAYDERFGDGFETALTVPAVRKARQAIGRVIRGADERGVRVLLDARYARDSWNGVREYLPEHEREEFQPVSPDMLDVALDRFDHAE
- a CDS encoding 2,5-diamino-6-(ribosylamino)-4(3H)-pyrimidinone 5'-phosphate reductase, encoding MHVVVNAAQSVDGKLATRRREQLRISGPEDFDRVDRIRAAADAVLVGVGTVLADDPHLTLTEEDRRVGRLRNGRPGNPARIVVDSRGRTPTDARILDDAATTYLLVGADVPDDRRATLEAAGATVIAVEGSDAATDDDRSPDGRVDLTAALDALAERGLDRILVEGGGEVIFSLFAAGLVDELSVYVGSMVIGGRDAPTLADGDGFTGSFPSLTLTGTERLDDGIVLSYDVD